A single region of the Agromyces sp. Leaf222 genome encodes:
- the rpsD gene encoding 30S ribosomal protein S4, with protein MSNQSRSKTRLSRALGVALTPKAARYMEKRPYAPGEHGRTKRKQDSDYAVRLREKQRLRAQYGIREKQLKIAYVEAKRTAGQTGENLVELLEMRLDALVLRAGFARTITQARQFVVHRHILVDGQLVDRPSFRVKPGQLIHVKARSEGTEPFQVAAAGGHVDVLPKTPGYLEVELDKLQATLVRRPKRAEVPVTCEVQLVVEYYAAR; from the coding sequence GTGTCGAACCAGTCACGTAGCAAGACCCGCCTCTCCCGCGCCCTCGGTGTCGCCCTGACCCCGAAGGCCGCGCGCTACATGGAGAAGCGCCCCTATGCTCCCGGCGAGCACGGTCGCACCAAGCGCAAGCAGGACAGCGACTACGCCGTTCGTCTGCGCGAGAAGCAGCGTCTGCGCGCCCAGTACGGCATCCGCGAGAAGCAGCTGAAGATCGCCTACGTCGAGGCCAAGCGCACCGCGGGCCAGACCGGTGAGAACCTGGTCGAGCTGCTCGAGATGCGTCTCGACGCCCTCGTGCTCCGCGCCGGCTTCGCCCGCACCATCACGCAGGCGCGCCAGTTCGTCGTGCACCGTCACATCCTCGTCGACGGCCAGCTCGTCGACCGCCCCTCCTTCCGCGTGAAGCCGGGCCAGCTCATCCACGTCAAGGCACGCAGCGAGGGCACCGAGCCGTTCCAGGTCGCCGCCGCCGGCGGTCACGTCGACGTGCTCCCCAAGACCCCGGGCTACCTCGAGGTCGAGCTCGACAAGCTCCAGGCGACGCTCGTTCGCCGTCCGAAGCGCGCCGAGGTCCCCGTGACCTGTGAAGTGCAGCTCGTCGTCGAGTACTACGCCGCTCGCTGA
- the alaS gene encoding alanine--tRNA ligase yields MQTADIRQRWLDFFARRGHTVVPSASLVSDDPTLLFTVAGMVPFVPYLTGIVPAPYPRATSVQKCIRTNDIEEVGKTPRHGTFFQMNGNFSFGDYFKEGAISMAWELLTSAEDDGGYGFRPEDLWVTVYEDDDEAIELWKKVAGLPDERIQRLGKDTNYWHTGQPGPAGPCSEIFFDRGPAYGIDGGPATDDDRYVEIWNLVFMQYLIDDVTSKTDFRIVKELPKKNIDTGMGLERVAFIKQGVENMYEIDQVRPVLDRAAELSGRAYGANHDDDVRMRVIADHVRSALMLMSDGVAPSNEGRGYILRRLLRRSIRAMRLLGVEGTTFRELFAASRDAMKAAYPEVERDYAHIEQLALGEEETFLRTLAAGTTILDGAVGETKASGKGELAGNTAFLLHDTYGFPIELTLEMADEAGLAVDRVAFDELMTAQRTRAKADAKSKKKVLADLSVYADFRAKGETVFTGYTELLTESSVLGILVDGHPVAAAVAGQTAEVILAETSLYAESGGQAPDQGRIVGDGFELQVLDVQKPVKGLISHTVKVLSGEVGVGVPATSVVDEQYRRGATQAHSGTHLVHAALREVLGPNAHQSGSFNKAGYLRLDYGWNQALSPETRTEIEEISNNAVRDNLEVVTRELPLDEAKALGAMALFGEKYGDVVRVVDIGGPWSRELCAGTHVRSSAEIGMINIIGESSVGASNRRVESLVGLDAFRRFASERALVSELSSNLKTRPDQLVERIGDLVANLKSAEKRIAQFEAKALTDRVPALAANAVRTGDVLLVAETVGSLGSGDELRSLATAVRGRLGDAASVVALTAEVGGRPVAIVATSPAAREVGANAGALAKTMAGVLGGGGGGKPDLAQGGGSDLSAIPAALDAVRRAFAG; encoded by the coding sequence ATGCAGACCGCAGACATCCGCCAGCGCTGGCTGGACTTCTTCGCACGCCGCGGACACACCGTCGTGCCGTCCGCCTCACTCGTCTCCGACGACCCGACGCTGCTCTTCACGGTCGCCGGCATGGTGCCGTTCGTGCCGTACCTCACGGGAATCGTGCCCGCGCCGTATCCGCGCGCCACGAGCGTGCAGAAGTGCATCCGCACGAACGACATCGAAGAGGTCGGCAAGACGCCGCGCCACGGCACGTTCTTCCAGATGAACGGCAACTTCTCGTTCGGCGACTACTTCAAGGAAGGCGCCATCTCGATGGCGTGGGAACTGCTCACCTCCGCTGAGGACGACGGCGGCTACGGGTTCAGGCCCGAAGACCTCTGGGTGACGGTGTACGAAGACGACGACGAGGCGATCGAACTCTGGAAGAAGGTCGCCGGGCTGCCCGACGAGCGCATCCAGCGCCTCGGCAAGGACACCAACTACTGGCACACCGGCCAGCCGGGCCCGGCCGGCCCCTGCTCCGAGATCTTCTTCGACCGCGGTCCCGCGTACGGCATCGACGGCGGTCCGGCGACCGATGACGACCGCTACGTCGAGATCTGGAACCTCGTCTTCATGCAGTACCTCATCGATGACGTGACGTCGAAGACCGACTTCCGCATCGTGAAGGAACTGCCGAAGAAGAACATCGACACCGGCATGGGCCTCGAGCGCGTCGCCTTCATCAAGCAGGGCGTCGAGAACATGTACGAGATCGACCAGGTACGGCCGGTGCTCGATCGCGCGGCCGAGCTGTCGGGGCGCGCGTACGGCGCGAACCACGACGACGACGTGCGCATGCGCGTCATCGCCGACCACGTGCGCTCCGCCCTCATGCTCATGAGCGACGGCGTCGCCCCGTCGAACGAGGGGCGCGGGTACATCCTGCGTCGCCTCCTGCGCCGCAGCATCCGCGCGATGCGCCTGCTCGGGGTCGAGGGCACGACGTTCCGCGAGCTGTTCGCGGCGTCGCGCGACGCCATGAAGGCCGCGTACCCCGAGGTCGAGCGCGACTACGCGCACATCGAGCAGTTGGCCCTCGGCGAGGAGGAGACGTTCCTGCGCACGCTCGCAGCGGGCACGACGATTCTCGACGGCGCCGTCGGCGAGACGAAGGCCAGCGGCAAGGGCGAGCTCGCCGGCAACACGGCGTTCCTGCTGCACGACACGTACGGCTTCCCGATCGAGCTGACGCTCGAGATGGCCGACGAGGCGGGCCTCGCGGTCGACCGCGTCGCCTTCGACGAACTCATGACCGCCCAGCGCACGCGTGCGAAGGCCGACGCGAAGTCGAAGAAGAAGGTGCTCGCCGACCTGTCGGTGTACGCCGACTTCCGCGCGAAGGGCGAGACGGTCTTCACGGGCTACACCGAACTCCTCACCGAGTCGAGCGTGCTCGGCATCCTCGTCGACGGCCACCCCGTCGCGGCGGCCGTCGCCGGCCAGACCGCAGAGGTGATCCTCGCGGAGACCTCGCTCTACGCGGAGTCCGGCGGCCAGGCGCCCGACCAGGGGCGCATCGTGGGCGACGGCTTCGAACTCCAGGTGCTCGACGTGCAGAAGCCCGTCAAGGGCCTCATCAGCCACACCGTGAAGGTGCTCTCGGGCGAGGTGGGCGTCGGCGTGCCTGCGACCTCCGTCGTCGACGAGCAGTATCGCCGCGGCGCGACGCAGGCGCACTCCGGCACCCACCTCGTGCATGCCGCGCTCCGCGAGGTGCTCGGCCCGAACGCGCACCAGTCCGGCTCCTTCAACAAGGCCGGCTACCTCCGCCTCGACTACGGCTGGAACCAGGCCCTGTCGCCCGAGACGCGCACCGAGATCGAGGAGATCTCGAACAACGCGGTGCGCGACAACCTCGAGGTCGTGACGCGCGAGCTCCCGCTCGACGAGGCGAAGGCCCTCGGCGCGATGGCGCTCTTCGGCGAGAAGTACGGCGACGTCGTGCGCGTGGTCGACATCGGCGGCCCATGGTCTCGCGAACTCTGCGCCGGAACGCATGTGCGCTCCAGCGCCGAGATCGGCATGATCAACATCATCGGCGAGTCCTCGGTGGGCGCGTCGAACCGTCGCGTCGAGTCCCTCGTCGGCCTCGACGCGTTCCGACGCTTCGCGTCGGAGCGCGCCCTCGTCTCCGAGCTCAGTTCGAACCTGAAGACGCGCCCCGACCAGCTCGTCGAGCGCATCGGCGACCTCGTCGCGAACCTGAAGTCCGCCGAGAAGCGCATCGCCCAGTTCGAGGCCAAGGCGCTCACCGACCGGGTTCCGGCTCTCGCGGCGAATGCGGTGCGCACGGGTGACGTGCTCCTCGTCGCCGAGACCGTCGGCTCGCTCGGATCGGGTGACGAGCTCCGCTCGCTCGCGACCGCTGTGCGGGGCAGGCTCGGCGACGCGGCATCCGTCGTCGCCCTGACCGCCGAGGTCGGCGGACGTCCGGTGGCGATCGTCGCGACCTCGCCCGCGGCACGCGAGGTCGGCGCGAACGCCGGCGCGCTCGCGAAGACGATGGCCGGCGTGCTCGGCGGCGGTGGCGGCGGCAAGCCCGACCTCGCCCAGGGCGGCGGCAGCGACCTCTCGGCGATCCCCGCGGCACTCGACGCGGTGCGCCGCGCGTTCGCGGGCTGA